The Mesorhizobium sp. B2-8-5 genome segment GCTTCGTTTACACCGAAGATGTCGGCGGTTCGAGCCCGTCATCGCCCACCAGTCCGCCGGACAAGCAGAACGCAGAATGCGGCAGCGGCCCTTGCCGGGCCGCCACCTTGTCGAGAGCCGGGTTCAGGCCGCTATTGCCTCACGTAACAGCGCTTGTGGGCGCCCGGCGCGGGATCATCGCCGAAAGCGTTGTTGCCGCAGCGGACGCCGTTTCTGAAAACATTCTGCGTGTATTGGCCACGTGCGCCGTATCTGACCATCGCGCGGCCGCGGAAACCGCAGAACTCGCCCTCCCTGGCGCAGGCTACCCATTCGCCGCGGTCCGGGCGTGAGCCGTAATCATTGTCCCCGTAATTGTTGTCATCGCCATAACCGCCGCCGCGCGCCACGAAATAGCAGGCCTTGTCGCGGCCGGGAGCGGGGTCGCCAAAAAGGCGATTCGAGCAGGGCACGGACTGACGATCGAAAAACCGCGAGGTTGTTCGACCCCGTGCGCCGTAAACGACCTCCGTGGGATAGGGCAAGCGGCATATGCCGCCTTCATCGGCGCATCGCCGCAGCTGCTGCGCCGAGGCCGAGGTGGGGAAAAGGGCGGACGCCGCGGCGACCAGCCCGGCCAGACACATGAAGGCCAGCATCGTTCGGATCGAGACGCGAAAAGTTTTTAACACGAATTGTCTCCCGGTTTGGTTGTACGCAGGCATCCTATCGCAGACCGACTAAATGCGCGATGAATGCCTGATTGCTGTCGGGAGCTGTCAGGCAAGCACTTTGACGGCCGTCTGCCGGTCGCCTTAGCCGACATCGAGCTTTTGGGCTTCGATCGCGTTCGGCGCTCAAGCCATCGGCCGGGAGCTGCGGACAAGTCGCTGCCGTGTCAGGATCAGGGGTGCCACGGCCTTACCGGCCAGGAGCGAGGGGCAATCATCGGGACAGGCCCTGCCTATGCGTTGACCTGGCCGATTGCCGACCGTCAAAACCACCGCGATGGTGGGCGGCAGGGGAAGCCGCGGCTCGTCCCCGACCAGATCGATCCGGTGAGGAGAAAAGATGATTGAACTGCCTTTTGCCCGCGAAGAGTACCAGCAGCGGCTCGCAAAAATCCGCGCCGAGATGGCAAAGCGCGGCATCGAACTCCTGATCGTCAACGACGTCGCCAACCAGCATTACATCACCGGCTATGACGGCTGGTCGTTCTACACGCCGCAGGTGGTGCTTGTTCCGATCGAGGATGCCGAGCCTGTCTGGATCGGCCGCGCCATGGATGCGGCCGGCGGCTTGCTGACGGCCTGGATGAAGCCGGAAAACGTGGTCGGATTTCCGGAGGACCATGTCCAGCGCGCCGATCGGCATCCCATGGACTGGATCGCGGCGTGGATCGTCGCCAAGGGCTGGGGCAGCCGCGATATCGGCATCGAGCTCGAAGCCTATTATTTTTCGCCAAAGGCGCATGCGCGGCTCGTCGCCGGATTGCCCAATGCGAAATGGCACGACGCTGACCTGCTCGTGAATTGGATCCGCGCGGTGAAGTCGGCGCCGGAAATCGCTTATCTGCGTAAGGCATCGAGGCTAGCTGAGGCGGCGGTCGCGCGGGCCTACGAAGTCATTGCGCCGGGTGTGCGCGAATGCGATGCGATTGCTTCCATCCAGGCGGCGCAGATTGCCGGAAGTCCCGATTTTGCCGGCGATATCACGGCGCTGCCGCCGACGATCCTCGGCGGCGAAAACGCTTCCGCGCCGCACATCATGTGGAGCGACCGGCGGTTCGGAAAGGACGAAACGATCGCGCTTGAGCTAGCCGGCGTCTGCCGCCGCTATGCCGCCGGGCTCGCCAGGACGATGCAGCTCGGCAAGACGCCGACCCGCGTCGCGGACACGGCAAAGGCTGTGATCGAGGGCATGGATGCGGTGCTCGAAACGGTGCGGCCGGGCACGGCCGCCGAAGCGGTCGAAGCCGCCTGGCGCAAGGTCATCCAGCGCCACGGGCTGAAGAAGGAATCGCGCATCGGGTACTCCATCGGCGTTGCCTATCCACCGGATTGGGGCGAGCATACGATCAGCCTGAGATCCGGCGACAAGACGGTGCTCCAAGCCGGCAATGTCGTTCACTCCATCCTGGGCATGTGGATGGACGGCTGGGGCATCGAGATCAGCGAGACCATTCTGGTGACCGATACTGGCAACGAGACGCTGACGAAGTTCCCGCGGGATATCCATGTCAAAGCCTGACCGGCCGTCTTCAGCAAGCGATACCGCGGCCGACATCGATGCCGGAATTCTCGATCGGATGATCGAGATCCGCCGTCACTTGCATCGTTACCCGGAGCTTTCAAACCGCGAGGCGGGCACGCAACGCTATTTGCGGGAGATGCTGGCAAGCGAAGGTATCGCCGACATCCGCGACGTCGCCGGCTATGGGCTTGCAGTCGATATCGTCGGCACCGGCAGGCCGTCCAACCGCAAGCTCGCCATTCGCGCCGACATAGACGCCTTGCCGATCGAAGAGGAATCCGGCGTCGATTATGCGTCGGAAAATTCAGGCGTGATGCATGCCTGCGGCCACGACGCCCATGCCGCGATGGGCTTTGCGGTGGCAGCGCATCTGCATCGCTCACGCGAAAGTTTCGGCGGGACCGTTCGGCTCATCTTCCAGCCGGCCGAGGAAGACGAGCCGTCAGGAGGCAAGCGGGTGGTGGAGGAGGGACTTCTCGACGACGTCGACGCGGCGATCTGCGTCCACGTCGATCCATACACGCTTTCCGGCAAGGTCGCCGTCGGCTCCGGGCCGTACACTCTGGCATGCGACACGTTCGACGTGCTGGTCACCGGCTCGGCGGCGCATGCGGCTAAACCCTATGAAGGTGTCGACGCGCTGACTGTCGCCTGCTCCATGGTGAGCGAATTGCAGAAGATCGTCTCGCGCGAGACCGATCCCTATGATCCGCTGGTCATTTCGGTGACCGCCATCAATGGCGGCAATGCCTACAATGTCACCGCCGGCAAGGTCGCGTTGAAAGGCACAATACGCAGCGGCAATGATGCCACCCGGGAGCGCGCCTGGCGCCGGGTTCGCGAGGTGCTGGAGGGCGTAGCGGTCAGCCATAGCGCCAAGGTGAAGGTCGACATCCATCGCGGCGAACCAGGCGTCGTCAACGATGCCGAAATGGCCGAACTGATCCTTGCCAGCGCCAAGGCCAGCATCGGCGCGGACAATGTCCTCACCGTGCCCGGCTGGAGCATCGCCGATGACTTCGGCTACTACAGCGAGAAGCGTCCGTCGGTCTATTTCCGGCTCGGCATCCGCAACGAGGAGGTCGGATCGGTCTATCCGCTTCACCATTCCAGGTTTCGCGTCGACGAGGCCGCATTGAAGAACGGCGTCCTTACGTTGGTTTCCGCGGCAACGATGTACCTGGCCGGGCAGGAGAATCCTGGCGTCTAGCGAGGACCGCCAATCTGTTAGAGGTACTGCGCGACCTTCTTGCCGACAGTCAGGAAGCGCAGCGGGTCGACCGCCTCGCCGTCGTGACGCACTTCGTAGTGGAGGTGCGGCCCGGTCGAACGGCCGCTGCTGCCGGTCTTGCCGATGACCTCGCCGGCGGCGAGTTTCTGGCCGACACTTACATCGATCTCGCTCAAATGCCCGTAACGTGTGGCAAAGCCGTTGCCGTGGTCGACCTCGACCATGCGGCCGTAGCCGCCGGCCCACCCGGCCCTGGTGACGGTGCCGGCGGCCGTGACCTTGGCCGGCATGCCGATCGGCGCCCTGAAATCCATTCCCGTATGCAAGGCGGCGGTGCCGAGGATCGGGTCGGTGCGCACACCGAACGGGCTGGTCACCGTATGGCCCGGAGCGGGGTTGGCGAGCGGCAGCTTGCGCGCCTCCTTCTTGACCCCATCGAGCGCATCGAGTGCCTCGTCGAGTTCCTTGACCTTGCTGTCGAAAACCATCGAGGGATCAATCGGAACCAGTGGGCCGCCGACGTCGCTCTTGCCGAACTCGCTGTCGACCGGCAGGCCCGCCGCTTCCAGCGCCTGGGCGATGGCGTCGGCATTCTTGTAGGCGTTGTCGGCAAGCGTGGTGATGCGCGAAAGCTGCTGGTTCTCGATGGCCTTCAGCGACGTATTGATCGAGACGAACAGCTTGTCGGCGCGGTCGGCGGCCGTTTCGCCGTCAAGCGGGTCGGATCTTGT includes the following:
- a CDS encoding M24 family metallopeptidase, with product MIELPFAREEYQQRLAKIRAEMAKRGIELLIVNDVANQHYITGYDGWSFYTPQVVLVPIEDAEPVWIGRAMDAAGGLLTAWMKPENVVGFPEDHVQRADRHPMDWIAAWIVAKGWGSRDIGIELEAYYFSPKAHARLVAGLPNAKWHDADLLVNWIRAVKSAPEIAYLRKASRLAEAAVARAYEVIAPGVRECDAIASIQAAQIAGSPDFAGDITALPPTILGGENASAPHIMWSDRRFGKDETIALELAGVCRRYAAGLARTMQLGKTPTRVADTAKAVIEGMDAVLETVRPGTAAEAVEAAWRKVIQRHGLKKESRIGYSIGVAYPPDWGEHTISLRSGDKTVLQAGNVVHSILGMWMDGWGIEISETILVTDTGNETLTKFPRDIHVKA
- a CDS encoding M20 metallopeptidase family protein — encoded protein: MSKPDRPSSASDTAADIDAGILDRMIEIRRHLHRYPELSNREAGTQRYLREMLASEGIADIRDVAGYGLAVDIVGTGRPSNRKLAIRADIDALPIEEESGVDYASENSGVMHACGHDAHAAMGFAVAAHLHRSRESFGGTVRLIFQPAEEDEPSGGKRVVEEGLLDDVDAAICVHVDPYTLSGKVAVGSGPYTLACDTFDVLVTGSAAHAAKPYEGVDALTVACSMVSELQKIVSRETDPYDPLVISVTAINGGNAYNVTAGKVALKGTIRSGNDATRERAWRRVREVLEGVAVSHSAKVKVDIHRGEPGVVNDAEMAELILASAKASIGADNVLTVPGWSIADDFGYYSEKRPSVYFRLGIRNEEVGSVYPLHHSRFRVDEAALKNGVLTLVSAATMYLAGQENPGV
- a CDS encoding M23 family metallopeptidase translates to MKPTGQSAVFGRRKEPHTVIIARGNEIRHFTIRPWLAAFIGSALAAIAIGYLLATSYLVLRDDLIGATTARQARMQQAYEDRISALRAQVDRITSRQLLDQQLMETKVSELLARQTQLSERHGRLGPILERAENEVGDVPATSAAAPKPDANPEVTGSLSQAPTYSVASLSAGDTRPFSLWSTRSDPLDGETAADRADKLFVSINTSLKAIENQQLSRITTLADNAYKNADAIAQALEAAGLPVDSEFGKSDVGGPLVPIDPSMVFDSKVKELDEALDALDGVKKEARKLPLANPAPGHTVTSPFGVRTDPILGTAALHTGMDFRAPIGMPAKVTAAGTVTRAGWAGGYGRMVEVDHGNGFATRYGHLSEIDVSVGQKLAAGEVIGKTGSSGRSTGPHLHYEVRHDGEAVDPLRFLTVGKKVAQYL